One Oryzomonas sagensis DNA segment encodes these proteins:
- the pal gene encoding peptidoglycan-associated lipoprotein Pal, with product MKPVVGTTMMACCVSVFMIAGCANKEVVKSDEPIAQKTEAAKPAAPAAAKANASDAARNQAAQKAAEQAKQNAGQSAKATAQQTSFETIYFNFDQSDLSQAARDVLSKNAATMLKAQPNAKIKIEGNCDDRGSAEYNLALGERRANSALKYLVTMGVPADRLSVVSYGKERPAVAGHDEAAWAKNRRDDFVIATP from the coding sequence ATGAAACCCGTTGTAGGAACTACAATGATGGCCTGTTGTGTGTCCGTGTTCATGATCGCTGGTTGCGCAAACAAAGAGGTCGTAAAGAGCGATGAGCCGATCGCTCAGAAGACCGAGGCAGCCAAACCGGCAGCCCCGGCAGCGGCAAAGGCGAACGCATCCGACGCCGCCCGGAACCAGGCTGCGCAAAAAGCGGCTGAACAGGCCAAGCAGAACGCAGGCCAGTCCGCGAAGGCAACGGCACAGCAGACCAGCTTTGAGACGATTTACTTCAATTTCGACCAGTCCGACCTCAGCCAGGCGGCTCGCGATGTCCTGAGCAAGAATGCCGCTACCATGCTGAAAGCGCAACCCAACGCAAAGATAAAGATCGAAGGGAACTGCGATGACCGCGGCTCTGCGGAATACAATCTGGCCCTGGGTGAGCGGCGCGCCAACTCCGCCCTGAAATACCTGGTGACCATGGGCGTGCCTGCGGACCGGCTTTCGGTCGTGAGCTACGGCAAGGAACGCCCGGCGGTGGCTGGACATGACGAGGCGGCCTGGGCCAAAAACCGTCGTGACGATTTTGTCATAGCAACCCCCTGA
- a CDS encoding TSUP family transporter, translating into MPALLLLPLLFLTGLVAGLVDAIAGGGGLITIPVLLGVGLPPQAALGTNKLQASFGSGSAMLTFVRSGTVRLNDCRTGIAYTAIGAALGTITVQLLDPALLRHVIPWLLVAIVLYTLLTPRLGYEEIRPRVKPGPFFFAAGLVLGFYDGFLGPGTGSFWVMALMLGLGFTMTRATGYTKVMNFTSNVASLVLFICGGSVLWREGLVMGVGQFVGARIGARMVVRKGTRFIRPVFVTMVLVITAKLIWQNFH; encoded by the coding sequence ATGCCTGCGTTACTCCTCTTGCCCCTCCTCTTCCTCACCGGCCTTGTCGCCGGGCTGGTGGACGCCATTGCCGGCGGCGGCGGGCTGATCACGATTCCGGTGCTGCTGGGCGTCGGCCTGCCGCCCCAGGCCGCCCTCGGCACCAACAAGCTCCAGGCGAGCTTTGGCTCGGGCAGCGCCATGCTGACCTTTGTCCGTTCGGGCACGGTGCGCTTGAACGATTGCCGGACCGGGATCGCCTATACCGCCATTGGAGCCGCCCTCGGCACCATTACGGTGCAGTTGCTCGACCCCGCGCTCCTGCGCCACGTCATCCCCTGGCTGCTGGTCGCCATTGTGCTCTACACCCTGCTGACCCCCCGCCTGGGGTACGAAGAGATCCGCCCCCGCGTGAAACCGGGCCCCTTCTTCTTTGCGGCCGGCCTGGTCCTGGGCTTTTACGACGGTTTCCTGGGGCCGGGCACCGGATCGTTCTGGGTGATGGCGCTCATGCTCGGCCTGGGGTTCACCATGACCCGGGCCACTGGCTATACCAAGGTGATGAATTTCACCAGCAATGTGGCGTCCCTGGTCCTGTTCATCTGCGGCGGTTCCGTGCTCTGGCGGGAAGGCCTGGTCATGGGGGTCGGCCAGTTCGTCGGCGCCCGCATCGGCGCCCGCATGGTGGTGCGCAAGGGGACGCGCTTCATCCGCCCGGTCTTCGTCACCATGGTTCTGGTCATCACGGCCAAACTCATCTGGCAGAACTTCCATTGA
- the nuoL gene encoding NADH-quinone oxidoreductase subunit L, translating into MFDNVWLIPLFPFIGFLINGLLGKKIKNETVIGGIGALAVLCSFLVSCKTILALLSLPGEERVANVKVFTWITSGSFNADIAFLIDPLSCVMIMIVTGVGFLIHVYSIGYMHGEEGFYRFFAYLNLFMFSMLLLVLGNNLLLMFVGWEGVGLCSYLLIGYYFHKKSAGDAGKKAFVMNRVGDFGFLLGTFTLYWYMGQAHNVWTIKFTDLAANSHLLPTGGIVTAITLCFFLGATGKSAQIPLYTWLPDAMEGPTPVSALIHAATMVTAGVYMIGRMNYLFIRSPETLMVVAVVGGCTALFAATIGTAQNDIKRVLAYSTVSQLGYMFLAMGTGAFAAGIFHLMTHAFFKACLFLGSGAVIHSMHHALHHAHSHDDAQDMRNMGGLRSKMPLTFLTFLLATIAIAGIPGFSGFFSKDEILWQAFSNPHHGQLNYLLWGMGAVAAGLTAFYMFRLVFMTFFGECRITPKAKDHLHESPMVIVLPLIVLAALSVVGGYIGLPKVIGELFGGIPNYFEHYLEPVFKYSEEYMAQHAAHAAEHSATLEWGLMGLSVLVALVGISIAFTMYVKNTELPKRFVAAFPALHRAVYNKWYIDELYDYLFVNPCKALGRFLWKGFDVVVVDGAVNGVAHVVMAFSGVFRYMQSGYIYNYAWSMAFGVVVILGYYVFK; encoded by the coding sequence ATGTTTGACAACGTATGGCTGATCCCGCTCTTCCCCTTCATCGGCTTCCTGATCAACGGCCTGTTGGGGAAAAAGATCAAGAACGAGACCGTCATCGGCGGTATCGGCGCACTTGCCGTACTCTGTTCGTTCTTAGTTTCCTGCAAGACCATACTTGCTCTCCTTTCCTTGCCGGGTGAGGAACGGGTGGCCAATGTCAAGGTGTTCACCTGGATCACCTCGGGCAGCTTCAACGCCGACATCGCCTTCCTGATCGATCCGCTCTCCTGCGTGATGATCATGATCGTCACCGGCGTCGGCTTCCTGATCCATGTCTACTCCATCGGTTACATGCACGGTGAGGAAGGGTTCTACCGCTTCTTCGCCTACCTGAACCTGTTCATGTTCTCCATGCTCCTCCTGGTGCTGGGCAACAACCTGCTCCTGATGTTCGTCGGCTGGGAAGGTGTGGGCCTCTGCTCCTACCTCTTGATCGGCTACTACTTCCACAAGAAGTCGGCCGGCGACGCCGGCAAGAAGGCCTTTGTCATGAACCGCGTCGGCGACTTCGGGTTCCTGCTGGGCACCTTCACCCTCTACTGGTACATGGGACAGGCCCACAACGTCTGGACCATCAAGTTCACGGACCTGGCCGCCAACTCCCATCTCCTGCCCACCGGCGGCATCGTCACCGCGATCACCCTCTGTTTCTTCCTGGGGGCGACCGGCAAGTCGGCCCAGATCCCGCTCTACACCTGGCTGCCCGACGCCATGGAAGGCCCGACCCCCGTTTCCGCCCTGATCCATGCCGCCACCATGGTCACCGCCGGTGTCTACATGATCGGCCGCATGAACTACCTGTTCATCCGCTCGCCTGAAACCCTGATGGTCGTCGCCGTGGTCGGCGGCTGTACGGCCCTGTTCGCCGCCACCATCGGCACGGCCCAGAACGATATCAAACGCGTGCTGGCCTACTCCACCGTCTCCCAGCTCGGGTACATGTTCCTGGCCATGGGGACCGGGGCCTTTGCCGCCGGCATCTTCCACCTCATGACCCACGCCTTCTTCAAGGCCTGCCTGTTCCTCGGTTCCGGCGCGGTGATCCACTCCATGCACCACGCCCTGCACCATGCCCACTCCCATGACGACGCCCAGGACATGCGCAACATGGGCGGGTTGCGCTCCAAAATGCCCCTGACCTTCCTGACGTTCCTGCTGGCGACCATCGCCATCGCCGGTATCCCGGGCTTCTCCGGCTTCTTCTCCAAGGACGAGATCCTCTGGCAGGCCTTCTCCAACCCGCACCACGGCCAGTTGAACTACCTGCTGTGGGGGATGGGCGCCGTGGCCGCCGGCCTGACCGCCTTCTACATGTTCCGCCTGGTGTTCATGACCTTCTTCGGCGAATGCCGCATCACCCCCAAGGCCAAGGACCACCTACACGAGTCGCCCATGGTGATCGTCCTCCCCCTGATCGTGCTGGCCGCCCTGTCGGTGGTGGGCGGTTACATCGGCCTGCCCAAGGTGATCGGCGAACTGTTCGGCGGTATCCCCAACTATTTCGAGCACTACCTGGAGCCGGTCTTCAAGTATTCGGAAGAATACATGGCGCAGCACGCGGCCCATGCGGCCGAGCATAGCGCCACCCTGGAGTGGGGCCTGATGGGGCTGTCGGTCCTGGTCGCGCTCGTGGGCATCTCGATCGCGTTCACCATGTACGTCAAGAACACGGAGTTGCCCAAACGGTTCGTGGCCGCGTTCCCGGCTCTGCACCGCGCCGTCTACAACAAGTGGTACATCGACGAACTGTACGACTACCTGTTCGTCAACCCCTGCAAGGCGCTGGGCCGCTTCCTCTGGAAAGGGTTCGACGTGGTGGTGGTGGATGGAGCCGTCAACGGCGTCGCCCATGTGGTGATGGCCTTCAGCGGCGTGTTCCGCTACATGCAGTCCGGCTACATCTACAACTATGCCTGGTCCATGGCCTTCGGTGTGGTGGTGATCTTAGGCTACTACGTCTTCAAGTAA
- a CDS encoding DUF2288 domain-containing protein produces MVLSKEELALSIDEAEWDWLRAHLERGGIILVNDSLDLADAALRVAGDDTEVIADWISTGMIGKPSESQIHAWDSNRHKKFSMLIVSPYVLIQEKTPTFH; encoded by the coding sequence ATGGTACTGAGCAAAGAGGAACTGGCGCTGTCCATCGACGAGGCGGAATGGGACTGGCTGCGCGCCCACCTGGAGCGCGGCGGCATCATCCTCGTCAACGACAGCCTCGATCTGGCCGATGCCGCTCTGCGGGTGGCCGGCGACGATACGGAAGTCATTGCCGACTGGATCAGCACCGGCATGATCGGCAAACCGTCCGAGTCCCAGATCCACGCCTGGGACAGCAATCGCCACAAGAAGTTTTCCATGCTGATCGTCAGTCCCTACGTCCTTATTCAGGAGAAGACCCCCACCTTCCACTGA
- a CDS encoding glycosyltransferase — MSRPPRVSLLMPVRNEARYLSAALDSLFRQTLPDWELVVMDDGSTDATPALLAAAARRDPRVRAKRCGGGGLVAALNEGLAACRAPLIARMDGDDVAHPRRLELQADLLAAEPGIGLVACAFRHFPRPALKQGMLAYEAWQNGLRDHEIIMRDLFVESPFVHPSVMMRRDLLVGVGGYRDCGWPEDYDLWLRMAAAGVRFARLAQPLFFWRDHPERATRIKAEYAATAFRACKLHHLLPGFLAGRKSVVMAGAGLEGRAWQRLLAAEGIGVSCWLDVDPRKIGRQLHGAPVIHPHQLCLSGEKMLVAIGVRGAREEFRRLVHPLGLREGLDFICVA, encoded by the coding sequence GTGAGCCGGCCACCCCGCGTTTCCCTGCTCATGCCGGTGCGCAACGAGGCCCGGTACCTGTCGGCCGCCCTCGACTCGCTGTTCCGGCAGACCCTGCCCGATTGGGAACTGGTCGTCATGGACGACGGCTCGACCGACGCGACCCCCGCCCTGCTCGCTGCCGCCGCCCGCCGCGACCCGCGCGTACGTGCGAAACGATGTGGGGGTGGCGGTCTGGTCGCGGCGCTCAACGAGGGGTTGGCCGCCTGCCGCGCCCCGCTCATCGCCCGCATGGACGGGGACGACGTTGCCCACCCCCGCCGTCTGGAGCTGCAGGCAGACCTGCTGGCTGCCGAGCCGGGGATCGGGCTTGTGGCCTGCGCCTTCCGCCACTTCCCGCGCCCTGCCCTCAAGCAGGGCATGCTGGCCTATGAGGCGTGGCAGAACGGGCTCCGCGACCACGAGATCATCATGCGCGACCTGTTCGTGGAGTCCCCCTTTGTGCACCCCAGCGTCATGATGCGCCGCGACCTGTTGGTCGGTGTGGGGGGGTATCGCGACTGCGGCTGGCCCGAGGACTACGATCTCTGGCTGCGCATGGCCGCTGCCGGCGTCCGTTTTGCGCGCCTGGCGCAGCCGCTCTTCTTCTGGCGCGACCACCCCGAGCGGGCGACCCGCATCAAGGCGGAGTATGCCGCCACCGCCTTCCGCGCCTGCAAACTCCATCACCTCCTGCCCGGCTTTCTGGCCGGCCGGAAAAGCGTCGTCATGGCGGGAGCGGGCCTGGAAGGGCGTGCCTGGCAGCGCCTGCTGGCGGCGGAGGGTATCGGGGTATCTTGCTGGCTCGATGTGGACCCCCGCAAGATAGGACGCCAGTTGCACGGTGCGCCGGTCATCCACCCGCACCAATTGTGCCTGTCCGGGGAGAAGATGCTGGTCGCCATCGGCGTTCGCGGCGCCCGCGAGGAGTTCAGGCGCCTGGTCCACCCCCTGGGACTGCGGGAAGGGCTCGACTTTATCTGCGTAGCCTGA
- a CDS encoding NADH-quinone oxidoreductase subunit J has product METLFFLIITLVAIVSALLVVTCKNPINSALALVMTFFCLATYYVMLDAPFMAAVQVMVYAGAIMVLIVFTIMLLNIRVDATKRHSHKIVLGSIIGFFTLINTAFIIMRSRVAMPNGPLTGEMIRQQGHTELIGREMFTTFLLPFEITSILLLVAIIGAVILAKKKL; this is encoded by the coding sequence ATGGAAACCCTTTTCTTCCTCATCATCACGCTGGTGGCCATCGTGTCGGCGCTTCTGGTGGTCACCTGCAAGAACCCGATCAACAGCGCCCTGGCGCTGGTCATGACCTTCTTCTGCCTGGCAACCTACTACGTCATGCTGGATGCTCCCTTCATGGCCGCCGTGCAGGTCATGGTGTATGCCGGCGCCATCATGGTCCTGATCGTGTTCACCATCATGCTGCTCAACATCAGGGTTGACGCAACCAAGAGGCACTCCCACAAGATCGTGCTGGGGTCCATCATCGGCTTCTTTACCCTGATCAACACCGCCTTCATCATCATGAGGAGCCGCGTCGCCATGCCCAACGGGCCGCTGACCGGCGAGATGATCCGGCAGCAGGGACACACCGAGCTGATCGGCCGCGAGATGTTCACCACGTTCCTGCTCCCCTTCGAGATCACCTCGATCCTGCTCCTGGTGGCCATCATCGGCGCGGTCATCCTGGCAAAGAAAAAACTCTAA
- the nuoI gene encoding NADH-quinone oxidoreductase subunit NuoI — protein MNPITPIINGLRITLEHLFKKPVTLQYPAERPKVAQRFRGLHALNVSHDKAKCVACYLCPTVCPAKCITVEAGEDANHDKYAARYEIDLLRCIFCGYCVEACPVDAVKMTGEFELANYHRSDFVYDKERLLEKK, from the coding sequence ATGAATCCGATTACGCCGATCATAAATGGTCTGAGGATCACCCTGGAACACCTCTTCAAGAAGCCGGTCACCCTGCAGTACCCGGCCGAGCGCCCCAAGGTCGCCCAGCGTTTCAGGGGGCTGCACGCCCTTAATGTCTCCCACGACAAGGCAAAGTGCGTGGCCTGCTACCTCTGTCCCACGGTCTGCCCGGCCAAGTGCATCACGGTCGAGGCGGGCGAGGACGCCAACCACGACAAGTATGCCGCCAGGTATGAGATCGACCTGTTGCGGTGCATCTTCTGCGGCTACTGCGTGGAGGCCTGTCCGGTGGACGCCGTCAAGATGACCGGCGAGTTCGAACTGGCCAACTACCATCGCTCGGACTTTGTCTATGACAAGGAACGCCTCTTAGAAAAGAAATAA
- a CDS encoding NADH-quinone oxidoreductase subunit M: MSNHLLSLTTFLPILGVLLLLFIPRDSKGVLRGVALAVTVVTFLVSLPILTGFQSNAEFQFLENVPWIAAGPFVMRYNVGIDGISLWLVILTTFIMPLAVLSTWTAVEEKVKEYMICLLLLETGMLGAFISLDLFLFYIFWEVMLIPMYFIIGIWGGKNKIYAAVKFFIYTMVGSLLMLVALIFLYFKGLDAGFSNFGLLQFFDLRLDPATQTWLFLAFALAFAIKVPMFPLHTWLPDAHTEAPTAGSVILAAILLKMGTYGYVRFALPLFPDAAHRFTPLIATLAVIGIIYAALVAMVQEDVKKLVAYSSVAHLGFVMLGVFALNTQGITGGMLQMLNHGVSTGALFLIVGFIYERRHTRLITDFGGLSKQMPIFATIFMIVTLSSIGLPGTNGFVGEFLILLGSFESSLRWWAVVASSGVILSAVYMLWMFQRVMFGELDNPKNQTLSDLNAREIAIMVPLLALIFIMGVYPNPFIEKMDPAIQKLVAQTKPLGMSARQMPAMQGLPVGHPAIPGMAVPAVPAVEQAAPAVADPNEVK; the protein is encoded by the coding sequence ATGAGTAACCACCTACTGAGCTTGACGACATTCCTGCCGATACTGGGTGTCTTGCTGCTGCTGTTCATCCCCAGGGACAGCAAGGGGGTGCTGCGGGGCGTCGCCCTGGCGGTGACCGTGGTGACCTTCCTGGTGTCGCTGCCGATCCTGACCGGCTTCCAGTCCAATGCCGAGTTCCAGTTCCTGGAGAACGTACCCTGGATTGCCGCCGGACCATTCGTCATGCGCTACAATGTGGGTATCGACGGCATCAGCCTGTGGCTCGTCATCCTGACCACCTTCATCATGCCGCTGGCCGTGCTTTCCACCTGGACCGCCGTGGAGGAGAAGGTCAAAGAGTACATGATCTGCCTGCTGCTCCTGGAAACCGGCATGCTGGGCGCCTTCATCTCCCTGGACCTGTTCCTCTTCTACATCTTCTGGGAGGTCATGCTGATCCCGATGTACTTCATCATCGGCATCTGGGGCGGCAAGAACAAAATCTACGCGGCCGTCAAGTTCTTCATCTACACCATGGTCGGCTCGCTGCTCATGCTGGTGGCCCTGATCTTCCTCTACTTCAAGGGATTGGATGCCGGCTTCAGCAACTTCGGCCTGCTGCAGTTCTTCGATCTGCGGCTTGACCCGGCGACCCAGACCTGGCTGTTTTTGGCCTTCGCCCTGGCCTTCGCCATCAAGGTCCCCATGTTCCCGCTGCACACCTGGTTACCGGATGCCCATACCGAGGCCCCCACGGCCGGTTCCGTGATCCTGGCCGCCATCCTGCTGAAGATGGGTACCTACGGCTACGTCCGCTTCGCCCTGCCGCTGTTCCCCGATGCCGCCCACCGGTTCACGCCGCTGATCGCCACCCTGGCGGTGATAGGCATCATCTACGCCGCCCTGGTGGCCATGGTGCAGGAGGACGTGAAAAAACTGGTGGCCTACTCCTCGGTGGCTCACCTGGGCTTCGTCATGCTGGGGGTCTTCGCCCTCAATACCCAGGGCATAACCGGCGGCATGCTGCAGATGCTCAACCACGGCGTCTCCACCGGCGCGCTGTTCCTTATCGTCGGCTTCATTTACGAACGCCGGCACACCCGCCTCATCACCGATTTCGGCGGCCTCTCCAAGCAGATGCCGATCTTTGCCACCATCTTCATGATCGTGACCCTCTCCTCCATCGGCCTCCCCGGCACCAACGGGTTCGTGGGAGAGTTCCTGATACTCCTGGGGTCCTTTGAGAGCAGTCTGCGCTGGTGGGCGGTGGTCGCTTCCAGCGGCGTGATCCTCTCGGCCGTCTACATGCTCTGGATGTTCCAGCGGGTCATGTTCGGCGAGCTGGACAACCCCAAAAACCAGACGCTTTCCGACCTGAACGCCCGCGAGATCGCCATCATGGTGCCGCTGCTCGCCCTGATCTTCATCATGGGCGTCTACCCCAACCCGTTCATCGAGAAGATGGACCCGGCCATCCAGAAGCTGGTTGCCCAAACCAAGCCTCTCGGGATGTCGGCCCGGCAGATGCCGGCCATGCAGGGGCTGCCCGTCGGGCATCCGGCGATACCCGGCATGGCTGTACCGGCTGTACCGGCAGTTGAACAGGCCGCACCGGCTGTTGCCGATCCGAATGAAGTCAAGTAA
- the nuoK gene encoding NADH-quinone oxidoreductase subunit NuoK: protein MENLNSYLIVSAILFSIGTIGVLTRKNAIVIFMCVELMLNAVNLTFVALSRHLGNLDGQIFVFFVMTVAAAEAAVGLALMIAFYNNKESIDVEDINIMKW, encoded by the coding sequence ATGGAAAACCTGAACAGTTATCTCATCGTGAGCGCCATCCTCTTCTCCATCGGGACCATCGGCGTGCTGACCCGCAAGAATGCCATCGTCATCTTCATGTGCGTCGAACTGATGCTCAATGCGGTCAACCTGACCTTCGTGGCGCTCTCCCGTCACCTGGGCAACCTGGACGGCCAGATCTTCGTGTTCTTCGTCATGACCGTCGCCGCCGCCGAGGCTGCCGTCGGCCTGGCCCTGATGATCGCCTTCTACAACAACAAGGAATCCATCGACGTGGAAGACATCAACATCATGAAGTGGTAG
- a CDS encoding NADH-quinone oxidoreductase subunit N produces MDMITIPAVNMTPILPEIFLSVLAMALLLINVFIPSGQKSYLGYISFVGVVAAGVLVGAGWGVPVESFSGSVVQDNFATFFKMIFLVSAGLAILISDQYMEREGCNHGELYPLILFTVVGMMLMAAGTDLMTIFLGLEVMSVALYVLAGFNRASLKSNEAGLKYFLLGCFSTGFLLYGMALTYGATGTTRIAKIAAIVGQMTVPSANIMLVAGMLLMLTGFAFKVAAAPFHMWTPDVYEGAPTPMTAFMSAGPKAAGFAALLRIFLVALPTLQVEWSQLLWVLAVLTMTVGNITALRQDNIKRMLAYSSIAHAGYALVGFAAGNGTGAAGILFYMLSYAFMNIGAFAVIILIGKKGEANGTVMDFAGLGFKQPALAVAMSVFLFSLAGIPPTAGFIGKFYLFSSAVQKGYIWLAVIGVLNSAASVYYYLRVMVYMYMKEPAEDFEWTRVTPPIALSLLISVAGTLIPGIVPSVILQFAEQAVKLI; encoded by the coding sequence ATGGACATGATTACTATTCCAGCCGTCAACATGACCCCAATCCTGCCGGAGATATTCCTCTCCGTGCTTGCCATGGCCCTGCTTCTGATCAACGTCTTCATTCCCAGCGGCCAGAAGTCCTACCTGGGGTACATCAGTTTCGTCGGCGTCGTGGCGGCAGGGGTTCTGGTGGGCGCCGGTTGGGGCGTGCCGGTTGAGAGCTTCAGCGGCTCGGTTGTCCAGGATAACTTCGCCACCTTCTTCAAGATGATCTTCCTGGTCTCGGCCGGTCTGGCGATCCTGATCTCCGACCAGTACATGGAGCGGGAAGGGTGCAACCACGGCGAGCTCTACCCCCTGATCCTCTTCACCGTGGTGGGGATGATGCTCATGGCGGCGGGAACCGACCTGATGACCATCTTCCTGGGGCTGGAGGTCATGTCGGTGGCCCTGTACGTCTTGGCCGGCTTCAACCGCGCCAGCCTGAAATCCAACGAGGCCGGGCTCAAGTACTTCCTGTTGGGGTGCTTTTCCACCGGGTTCCTGCTCTACGGCATGGCCCTGACCTACGGCGCCACCGGCACCACCCGCATCGCCAAGATCGCCGCCATCGTGGGGCAGATGACGGTGCCTTCCGCCAATATCATGCTGGTGGCCGGCATGCTGCTGATGCTCACCGGCTTTGCCTTCAAGGTGGCGGCCGCGCCGTTCCACATGTGGACCCCCGATGTCTACGAGGGGGCTCCGACCCCCATGACCGCCTTCATGTCGGCCGGCCCCAAGGCCGCCGGCTTCGCAGCCCTCCTGCGGATCTTCCTGGTGGCCCTGCCCACCTTGCAGGTCGAATGGAGCCAGCTCCTGTGGGTGTTGGCCGTATTGACCATGACGGTCGGCAACATCACCGCCTTGCGCCAGGATAACATCAAACGCATGCTGGCCTATTCGTCCATCGCCCACGCCGGCTATGCCCTGGTCGGTTTCGCCGCCGGCAACGGCACCGGCGCCGCGGGTATCCTGTTCTACATGCTCTCCTACGCCTTCATGAACATCGGCGCCTTTGCCGTGATCATCCTGATCGGCAAAAAGGGTGAAGCAAACGGAACGGTCATGGATTTTGCCGGCCTCGGCTTCAAACAGCCCGCCCTGGCGGTGGCCATGTCCGTGTTCCTCTTCTCCCTGGCCGGTATCCCCCCCACGGCCGGCTTCATCGGGAAGTTCTATCTGTTCTCCAGCGCCGTCCAGAAGGGGTACATCTGGCTGGCCGTGATCGGCGTTCTCAACAGCGCCGCCTCGGTGTATTACTATCTGCGCGTGATGGTCTACATGTATATGAAGGAGCCGGCCGAGGATTTCGAGTGGACCCGGGTCACCCCGCCCATCGCGCTCTCGCTGCTCATCTCCGTGGCCGGCACGCTGATCCCCGGTATCGTGCCGTCGGTCATCCTCCAGTTCGCCGAGCAGGCGGTCAAACTGATCTGA